In the genome of Hydractinia symbiolongicarpus strain clone_291-10 chromosome 5, HSymV2.1, whole genome shotgun sequence, one region contains:
- the LOC130644249 gene encoding universal stress protein Sll1388-like, which produces MSKDPRLILLPVDDSPHSERAFDWYLQHLHRQGDQLGIVHFHQAPQPTAEKYGVLSVGLVDDSDKFKEEMKASLQKSKKLIEKYEKKAKDSGIKSETLLTSSVHGPGAGICDLAEKRNAAGIVMGSRGLNLLRRTFLGSVSSYVINHANTAVTITPPEKNLSVSSGHTDESEILT; this is translated from the coding sequence ATGTCAAAAGACCCAAGATTAATTTTGCTTCCAGTTGATGACTCGCCTCATAGCGAAAGAGCTTTTGATTGGTACCTTCAACATTTACATCGACAAGGTGATCAACTTGGTATTGTCCATTTTCATCAAGCACCTCAACCGACAGCTGAAAAGTATGGTGTGTTAAGTGTTGGTTTGGTTGATGATTCAGATAAATTTAAGGAAGAAATGAAAGCAAGCTTGCAGAAATCAAAGAAATTGATTGAGAAATACGAGAAGAAGGCTAAAGATTCTGGGATAAAAAGCGAAACATTGCTTACGAGCAGTGTTCATGGCCCTGGAGCAGGAATATGTGACCTTGCCGAAAAACGTAATGCTGCCGGAATTGTTATGGGATCTAGAGGTTTGAATTTGTTAAGAAGAACATTTTTGGGCAGTGTCAGTTCATATGTTATAAACCATGCGAACACTGCAGTCACAATCACACCGCCTGAAAAGAACCTATCAGTGTCATCAGGACATACGGACGAATCAGAAATTCTTACTTAG